The nucleotide sequence GTTATGCTTTGAAATATATATTTCTTTAAATCCTAGTTTCTCTGCTTCATTAATTCTGTTTTCAATACGGCTAACGGGTCTAATTTCTCCTCCTAAGCCTACTTCTGCAGCAAAGCAAACATCATCTCCAATTGGAGCATCTTCAAAAGAAGAAAATATAGCAGAACAGATAGCTAAGTCTAATGCTGTATCCTGGACTTTAAGTCCACCAGCAATATTCAGAAATACATCCTGAGTACTCAGACGAATACCTAGACGTTTCTCCATTACAGCTAAGAGCATGGTTAATCTTTTATAGTCATATCCGGTTGTACTTCGTTGAGGGTTTCCATAACTAGTAGGGCTAACCAAAGCCTGTGTTTCAAGTATCAAAGGCCTGTTTCCTTCTAAGGTCGCTCCCAAGCCAATGCCGCTTAGTCCAGGTTCTCTTGGCGAGATGAGTATTTCTGACGGATTGGTCACTTCCCTCAGCCCATTAGCATTCATTTCAAACATGCCAAGCTCTGAAGTAGACCCAAATCTATTTTTGATCGTTCGTAAGATCCGATATGAAAGATGCCTATCACCTTCAAATTGGAGCACAGTATCAACCATATGTTCCAGCACTTTCGGTCCAGCAATGGCACCATCCTTATTCACATGGCCAATTAAAAAAATTGGAATTCCTTTTTGCTTAGCAAACTTCATTAGCTGCCCAGTACATTCTTTGACTTGAGAGATTGATCCGATTGCAGCTTCTAATCGTTCTGAATGCAGCGTTTGAATGGAATCAATCACAAGAATATCTGGCGCTAAGCTTTCTGCTTGTTTAATAACTTCCGATAGGCTTGTTTCAGCGAACAAAAAACACTGATCAGCAGTAGTCCCTATTCTATCAGCTCGCATCTTTATTTGCTCCGCACTCTCTTCACCGGATACATAGAGCGTTTTCTTTTGTAGCCTGACAGCCATCTGCAACATAATGGTCGACTTCCCTATTCCAGGTTCACCGCCAACCAAAACAAGAGAACCTGCAACGATACCTCCCCCCAAAACTCTGTCCAATTCACTAATTCCTGTGACCATTCGCTTACTCGCAGCATTTCCACCGGCTTCTTTAATGTTGATGGGAATACTTTTTTCTACTGAGAATTCTGGCACATTTGACGTGCTTTTTGAGACTACCTCTTCTACATAAGTGTTCCACTCACCACATGACGGACATTTTCCTACCCATTTTGCAGACTCGGTACCACATGATTGACAATAAAAGACGGTTTTAACTTTTGCCATATTAGCTTGAGATAAAAGCTAAGATATAAACTGTCTCATATAATTTTACGGTATGCAAAAAGATCAGAAAGTTTTCGACTTAATAAAGGCTGAAGAGAAGCGACAATTGGAGGGAATAGAACTGATAGCCTCAGAAAATATTGTATCACCTCAAGTGCAGGAGGCCGCAGGCAGTGTGCTTACGAATAAGTATGCTGAAGGTCTACCCGGAAAAAGATATTATGGAGGATGTGAGGTAGTAGATCAAATTGAAGATCTCGCCCGTGAAAGAGCCAAGGAACTTTTCGCAGCTACATGGGCAAATGTTCAACCTCACTCAGGTGCGCAAGCGAATGCAGCCGTGATGCTCGCTTGTCTAAATGCTGGAGATGAGATATTAGGATTTGACCTTGCTCATGGCGGTCACTTATCACACGGTTCCTCAGTCAATCTATCCGGAAAGCTTTACAAGCCAAATTTTTATGGAGTAGATAAGGAAACAGGATTGCTTGATTACGACCAGCTGGAGAAGGTAGCTCGAGAAAAAAATCCTAAGATGATTATTTGCGGAGCTTCTGCCTACAGTAGAGACTGGGACTATGCAAGATTTAGAGCAATAGCAGACGAAGTAGGCGCAATACTACTTGCCGATGTTTCACATCCATCAGGATTGATAGCAAGAGGATTGCTAAACGATCCTTTAGAATACTGTCATATCGTTACTACTACCACTCACAAGACGCTACGAGGACCTAGAGGTGGAATGATTCTGGTACGAGACGATATGGATAATCCTTGGGGTATTACCACTCCTAAGGGTGTAGTTAGAAAATTGAGTTCACTACTCGATTCAGGTGTATTCCCC is from Marinobacter alexandrii and encodes:
- the radA gene encoding DNA repair protein RadA, encoding MAKVKTVFYCQSCGTESAKWVGKCPSCGEWNTYVEEVVSKSTSNVPEFSVEKSIPINIKEAGGNAASKRMVTGISELDRVLGGGIVAGSLVLVGGEPGIGKSTIMLQMAVRLQKKTLYVSGEESAEQIKMRADRIGTTADQCFLFAETSLSEVIKQAESLAPDILVIDSIQTLHSERLEAAIGSISQVKECTGQLMKFAKQKGIPIFLIGHVNKDGAIAGPKVLEHMVDTVLQFEGDRHLSYRILRTIKNRFGSTSELGMFEMNANGLREVTNPSEILISPREPGLSGIGLGATLEGNRPLILETQALVSPTSYGNPQRSTTGYDYKRLTMLLAVMEKRLGIRLSTQDVFLNIAGGLKVQDTALDLAICSAIFSSFEDAPIGDDVCFAAEVGLGGEIRPVSRIENRINEAEKLGFKEIYISKHNLKAKDMDQFKIKVLSFSKLSDTFRHLF
- the glyA gene encoding serine hydroxymethyltransferase, whose protein sequence is MQKDQKVFDLIKAEEKRQLEGIELIASENIVSPQVQEAAGSVLTNKYAEGLPGKRYYGGCEVVDQIEDLARERAKELFAATWANVQPHSGAQANAAVMLACLNAGDEILGFDLAHGGHLSHGSSVNLSGKLYKPNFYGVDKETGLLDYDQLEKVAREKNPKMIICGASAYSRDWDYARFRAIADEVGAILLADVSHPSGLIARGLLNDPLEYCHIVTTTTHKTLRGPRGGMILVRDDMDNPWGITTPKGVVRKLSSLLDSGVFPGTQGGPLEHIIAAKAVAFGEALSEDYMNYLLQVKKNASVMADAFLKKGYDVISGGTENHLMLINLQSKDITGKDAENALIKADITVNKNMVPFDERSPFVTSGMRIGTPAITTRGMMEDDMVKIVDLIDTVITNKENEGKINEVKAEVNQWMTGFPLFKG